In Amblyomma americanum isolate KBUSLIRL-KWMA chromosome 8, ASM5285725v1, whole genome shotgun sequence, the DNA window CTCCCAAGTGACTTAGCATAAGAGTGAAACATTTGTAACTAAAACAGAAGTGTGTGGGAGGGGAAACAAACCGAGCACAGCGCTGCGAGCATATTTAGTCAGCATGCCCTCTTGTCAGTTGAAAATCTGAATAATAGCTCACAACACGAGCCTCAGGAAAGCACTATGTCAACACATGAGACAAAAAAGATGATCTCGGCACAACCCACATGCTCGCACACAGAGAAGGCAACCAAAATTAAGTCAGAGGCTGTGGTACAATTGACTGTATGAGGCTAGTAACGTTGGTGATGCCCCAAGCAAGCAGTCCCACGTCACTGAACAACATGCTGCTCAGTGTGATCTCGGTGCGAACGCTACCATTTAATTGCGTACTGTTACTACCTGCCCATGTTGCTCATCGGAACTGGAGTCATTTCATTTACTCTCGGCCAGTTGTGAATAAAACAACGAAGTTATGTAACAAGCACAAGCCACTTTATTTCAAAGTTAAACAAAACAAGTACCCTTCAGTGTCACTGCacccaaaaatgaaaaagaaaaaagggtggTCGCAGTCTGCCCTGCCGCTgatgacctgaaaaaaaaaagcaaaacacgcAAGCACAAGCGTCATGACACTGATTCAACCTGCCAGCTTGCATGCTGACTGCACAGCTCCCTTGCAgaagtttctttagacagtctatatatctatagactctccatagacaaatactagagaacagtctataagcaACACAAaacctgtagacagtctatagacgatcgatagatttatggccttacacttttagtagacttgtctatagacagtctatctaCTATGAATTGACAAAACGAAATATCaataggaaggcagtagagtctataagaagtctatagactgtctatagatcatttttgaaagggaagcttcccgcgccagGAGCATCGCACACTAAAGCGGTAACAAAACATTTGGACGAACACACGAATAACATAAGACGTGCACACGAAGGCTGCTCCCAACTACATCGAAAGACTTCTCCTCATTTGTACATGATCAAATTTGTCAGGGAAATATTTTGCATGTTCAAACAATCGCGGATTTTATGCAGTCATTGCTCAGAAAAACTAAAGGAGACAAAAGgtccgtcttaagggtatgactcgGTAGCGTAACCCTTaacgtcacctaggtggcccacctgcctcctacagGTTGCTGTCTGGAGAAAACCTTCGAGAGCCATGCCCGTGACTATACGCTCACGGCACCGATGCCGACAACGCAATTACCAGATCTTCTGGAGAATGCAGccttttaacgctatcgcattaatattCACGACCTTTCGAGAAGAGGCAGGCCCGTACTTCTTCCACGAGATAGTTTCATGCTTGTATCATGCGCCCGCATACCAAGCAGTGTAGCAGGGCATACTCTAGTGAGTGTAATGCTAGAGGTCCTTGCAAAACGGATGAAGCCCATACACATGACATGACTCGCCGAAATTCACCGTGAATTCAAGGGGTGGAAGGACATTCGTACATTTAGAAAACAGAATCAGTAACGCTAAATTGAAAGGACGTTCAATATGTTTCGTAGGAATGCAGGAAATGAAGGTAAGAACAACGTGCTTCTTTGAAGATAATTTCACGAATTGTAAGTCGACGTTTCGGTCTaatttttaagaaatatgaaAACTTGAAAAATTAGGTCCTCGCGAAATTTAGTTCACTGTATCTTTACATGACTGTAAAACCAAATTCATGGCATAACCTTTACGTGACGTCAATTGTGAATTTCCTAACTGAAAGTTTAACTGGGGGCAGAAACTGCAGGAAAGATTTCGTTAAACAAGGTgttaaccagaaaaaaaaactcggccGTGGCATGtctcaaaatcaattttctagCTAATAAAGATTTCTTGGTACAATCTGGTGGGCACAGCCAACGGCGAGTTGCTAGCGAAGGGCAAGAGAAGGTGCCCTGCAGAGTGAAGAATATTTCCCGCCAAACCGCTACAGCACATGATATGCCTAGGAAGTTCAGTGTCAGCAGGCGAGGCGTTATCTCTACGGCGCTCAGTTCGAACCATCTGCGCTATTGCACTGCCCCCGGTACTTTGTTTTGCTTCGTCCTTTGGTGCAATAAAACTAAGCAGGAACCAGGTACGTGGCCGTCGTTTTGGAGAAGGACGAAGCTAAAGTAATTGCTGCCGCGGTGTAAGAGCGTACtgtttcaaaatggccgccgtAGCGATTGCTTCGCCTTTCCAAAGAGTCACCTTCGTTCGAAATTTAGtcgaaacatcgcataattatTTTATGTACGAGCTTTGATAGCATTAACTGTGGGCAACAAGCCTGCCCATGCCTTAGGTCCCGCGTTTCCATGTTTTGTTTGCCGACGAGACTCAAGTTCCTTAATTAACAGCACCGTCTAGTGCAACTCTTCGCCAATGAGCCCTCGTGTCGAGACGTTGGTTATTACGCACATAGCCTACACTGGTCCCATAACTGACCCGCCGTGACAGCACACTGGCTATGGGAAGACCCCCGTGTGCCATGCAAAGGCAGAGCACGCTAAGGAACCCTCAGGTGTTCCAAGACTAATGCGGAGCCGTCCACCACCATACCTGTCATAACCCATGAGCCGCTTCGGTACGTGAAACACATTCACCGCGCCACACATAAGTATGTcgcggtgacgtcacgacagctgagtgAACTCTTGGGCATCGCTCACCCGGCAGCGATCCTCCTCAGACGAAGTACATGGCAGCCTGGAGGGACTCGAGCACCTTGACGGCCTCGACGTACTGTCTAGCTGCGACCGAGTCGGCGCTACCCTCGGACGAGTCGCTGCTCGAGCTAGACACGTCCACTTTGCTCGCCACGTGGTTCTTGGCCCGGTACGCGGCCAGGTGTGCGTAGTAGACGGGCGCCGGGATGCTCACGCTGCGCGCGCAGCGAGCGTACGTATGGCAGAGGTAGTAGCTCAGCTTCTCCAGCTCGTCCGCCGTAAAGCTGGAGTCGTCCCACACGACGTAGTAGTGCGACGGCTTGCTCGTGCCCTGCACCACAGACGCCAAGGGGGCGGTTAAACCCGCGGGACCGCAGCAATTATGTCCTAGATGCAGACGACAAACCTCGCGTCACATCCCCGCTAAGACTTTCGCAGTCTTAACTTAGtaatcacgaggaagaaatgggcttgggcagggtatgtaatgcgaagggaagacaaccgctggtccttaagggcaacggagtggattgcatGAAAAGGgaggcgtagcaaggggcggcagggagataggtgggcagatgagattaagaagttggcggggccggagctggcaaaggacagggttaattggagagacataagaGTGGCCTTTATGCCCAgtggcatagtcaggctgattatgctACTCATGATGATGAACTGAGTGCCTCCAAAATTTGTTACTCTTCTTGTGGTCCCCTTTTTGGAACACATTACACTTTGCGGGAACCCTTTACTGGATGTCACGCAATGGAACATCAAagttggcgcatgcgcagttgctaTCTGGGCCCAGAGCTAACAGTAATCCTGTACTCTATAGTGTGTAAGAAGCGCCCAAACTCCCTATCACTGCATCCATAGTGTCGCACTGACAAGTTCTGAGCACGTTCAGTTCGTTTCTGCGTCATTGGGGAATTTCAGCTCCCCTGTGATCCTCTACGGCTATTAGTACCGACTACTGAGACTGTGCCCCAGACGGCATTCCATTACTGCGCACCTGaatgccgaagtggctgcagaggtAGAAGTCGAAGTCGAGCGGGTGCGTGACCACGGAGTCTACGATGGTGCCGGGCGGCACGTTGCGGCACTTGCCAACCCCGTCCCGGTCACTGGCGGGCATGAAACGTGTGTGGTgacgcttctggaccacgatgaaggTCAGCGCCGGCTCGTACGTCTCGTTCGGGGAAAGCTCCTTACACGCCAgtcggatggcgctcacctggaaACAAGATCAGGGCCCAGCTGTAGTCCTGAACTGGTCAGCTAATTTGTTAAAGCACTGTTTCTCGAGCTTGACACAGGTGGTGGACAGGGCAACACCAAGGCGTGCAGAACTGCTACGAACCGTCGTCTCCGCACCAAGTTAGGAGAAACTTATGGCGCTGTGAGTAAATTGATATCGTATTTGGAAAACTGGTAGAATTCATATTAATTCGGAAGCGCGTCTTGATCGGGCTATCAGGTAATTCATGACAGCTAAAAATGCAACTCAATGCAAGACAGGTACGATGAAcaccagcgttgtggtgtgttgCATTTCATTAAGAACCGCCAATTACCGCAGTCGATTATGTTCGTTGTCGAATCCGCGAGGCAATATGCTGCTGCCTCTTGCAATTATAAACAACCCACAAAAAGATGTGGGGATATATCATATTGCATTCGAAACTTACCTCGCGGTTGCGAACCTCCATGAACTGCCCTTCGCTCACTCCGTCCCGGTAGAAGATGATGCGCTCCGGCTTGTGCTTGGTAGCTCGGTAAAAGGCCTTCAGCATGTCTTTCATCATGTCCTTGAGGTCCTTGATGATCTCCAGGCGTGAAGTGGCGGCGGAGTCCTCCATCTGGACGCGAATGGAGGCATGGAACTTGTACGGGATGGCGTCCAAGCTACCAACACACGCCGCAATGGACGGCCTCAGCTTGTCCCCGGGCGCTGGGTGAGTCACGTCCGCGCCGATGATGATCACCGGCTTCTGGAAGATGTCCGGCTTCTCCTGGGCCAGCAGGCTGTTGTTGGTGCCACCCAGcttggcgttgatcttctggCAAAGGTTGGTGATGAGTGCGGCGTTGCACTTCTTGGTCACGTTGTTGTCCATCACGCACTGGGTGCGCAGTCCGATCTCGGTCTCGGCTACCTGCTTGATCTCGGCGTAGTTCGTGTTCTTCGCGAGCACGATGATGACCATCTCAAGTTTGGCCGTCTTGCGCTGCTCCTCGAGCAGGACGTTCCGCATGGGCTTGCGGCTCGCGTCAGTCGTGGTCACATCCAGCGGCTGCTcgatgcgcatgcccagttcttggccgcCGCGAATGAGCATCTTGACGAAGTTGTCGAGGCTTTCTCGCTGCGCGAACCGGCTCAGGTTGAGCAGCGTCCAGCGGGCCAGCGTGGCCGGCTTGTAGAAGTGACGGCCCCGCAGTTCCCAGGTGCCGTCGCGGGGCTTGCCGACGGAGTTGTTCTCGAAGACCAGCGACGGCGGGTCGAGCACCCGACCCTTGAGCTGCGTCGGCTCGGTGTTGATCTTGATGCCGAACTCGCGTAGACACTggtcgctgctgctgaccaggTCCCGCACCGACTGGCGGATCTCGTTGAAACGCTTGGCCGGGGGCTGggccgtgcgcttgatcatctcggaCGTCTGGTTCTCGTCCAGTTTCTTCTTGCAGTGCTGCCCTGCGACGATCTCGCATACCTCCAGCGGGAGGTAGACCGGGTGGGTCTCGCTGCCGGTCTGGATGCAGGGCAGGTTCGGGTACGAGAGGCGGCCGTAGCGGTTCTGGAAGTAGTCGGCCACCGAGCAACTGGAGCCGTCTTCCATGTTGAAGAAGAGCTGCTTGGCTGGCTCCTTGGTGACGCGAACCACCTTGTACTTGCGCGGGTAGGGAAGGTGGGTGACCTTGACGCGCAAACCCTTGAGCTCCTTGTTCAGACGAGCGTTCTGGAAGTCACGCAGATCCCTGAAGTCTCCGGCCGACATCTCGCGCCGGCCCTCGCTGAACAGCTTGCACATGAAGCTGGTCACCGGCAGAGGCTCGTAGAAGGCGGTGGCCGacatgtcgacgttgagcattgGCTTCCACTGAGCGGGCCGCACGCTCGTGTAGTAGCCGAACCAGACTTCGCGGCCACCTCCGAGTGCGTTGTTGTCGTTCGGGAGCGGCGGCTTGAAGAAGGACCGCCCGACGGGCACGAGTTTGATCGACGGTCCGTGCCGCAGCACGATGTCGACAGCTTGGAGGACCTCCTGGGGAACCTGGCTGACACAGTTGTCGAAGACTGCGTGCAGCGTGTCCAGATTCACAgtggccgcgtactggatcttgaCGATGAACTCCTGAATCCGCTGGTCCTCCTCGAAGTCGACCGTGAAGGTGCGCTCGCGGAACTTGAGCTCacggcgcgtgtacaggttcttgcggccgTCGAAGGCGGGCATGCAGCCGTTCAGGTCGACCCGGTACTTCTTCACGAGCAGCTCGATGACCAGGCGGTTGATCTTGGTGCTGATGCAGCGGTACTTGCGCTTCTCGGGCACTTTGGCCTCCTTGCGCGTCTCGGAGCAGATCTCCACGTCGTAGTGGAAAACCTTTCCGGCAGGAATGTCAACGCTGAAGTGGTTGGCGGTCAGCTGGATCGGCCGGCCCAGTTGGCCTTGCGAGGGCCGGCGCGGGAAATGGGACGGCAGGGTCCGCTCGATTTCCTGCAGACCACGCCGGGGCAGTCCGCGGCTAAGGTTTAGATTCCCACAGCGCACAACTAGTGttcagcattcttggacaaaaattttgagtattGGAAAATTGTGAGGTATCGTTATGAAAATATTGGAGGTAATGTTCCTAgtccgaatgtttttttttactagctGGCGTCAAGCAGTTAAGTCTGCCATAGAAAAagaatggggaacgtttttgacggtaGCGAAAACGTTactaaaaaaatgcaagcctgccgacggaagATTTGCAGATCTTTTGACCAGAATTGCCGGGTAGGCAGTTGAATTACGCACAGATTCCGCGCGTGAACTACGCCATGGCCTCCGCGTTTGCTGTCTAAATGTAAACTCCTCCATGTATAGGTTAATCGATATAAGTCAAGATATACTGACTTTCGCGTCACGCTGTTGATATGGAGAGGTCAGAATGATCTCGACAAAATAAGGAGAGAAACCAAAGTGAATGGAATGCATTGGTCAGATTGTCACGTCTACGTTGCGGATGAGAACTCGTGATTTTGTTTCTGTGACTCATTTTTTTTGCCCGTGGACTACTAGCACGGAATCTACTCCTGTGAGCTCTTAATCCACCGCACTACTCTTTCTTATCTTTTGTTTTTAAAGTATGGCAAATTTCGAGACAAACGCGAAAAATTCAAATTTCAGAGACACCAGTGGGGCGAAGTGACAGCTGTGGGCAACCTGAAGTTTGCAGCGTCAGTCGCAGCGCTGTAACAAAGGCGAGCGAGAGGACCAAGCATTCTTTGAGGGAGTGAAGACACTTAAGTTTTTGGCAGTgtaaacaaaaactgcaatatgaactcTGCTTTGTCGTTTTAATTAATTGAAACTCTTACACTGAACTGTTGCAGAAGTCAGGATGGCAGCAAATGAACAAAAAGCTATATTTTACTTTTTGTATGCTTCATAAGACCTGGTACTCACTTGTGACATCACAACAGTCTTTCGACTGCTGAAATCAAAACTGAAACTGCATGGAAGAATAAATTAAGTTATAAATTAGGCGCTGAGCGTAGGTGAATTTCACGTGGTGATTCATTTTTACtaattgtgtgtgcgtgcgtgtgtgtgttgggttttatggcgcataagcagctgaGACTGTCATCCACAGGGTTGGTAATATCTCACTGTGGCGCTGGCAGACAACTAGTTCTTTAAAAAAATCCATTTCCTGGTGACATTTCCTTCTTTTATTAATCTAACTACTCGTGACAGTTCTACTACTGCATTCTCTGCTAAGAGCAAGCAGGGGCGGAAAGGGACGTGTTTGTGGTCAAATTTCGAGTTTCCTTCCTGAAAAAATACGCAATCCACATTCACAAAGAAGATTTTCTTGTGTCACAAATATCTTACACACCATTCGAAAGTTCGCATGCACAATGAAAATTTCGGCGAGTGACCTGCGTCAAGTAGCTGCATAGGCCACGTCAAGGGTACCTGAGCAAGCAATGCAAGCACGCGTCTCTAATCATTCTCAATGCGGTATCGGAATCCCCTCAATGAACTGAAAATAAAGCCAACCTGCGAAGAAAAAAGTCGAAAATTgtttttctgaggaaaggaaatggcgcagtagacGTCTCTCATATGTCGCGTAAAGATGGGTTGCGCAAAAGGGACATTCA includes these proteins:
- the LOC144100235 gene encoding protein argonaute-2-like, translating into MEAVPLARPRGRGRGGTTGCSKLAPSALQINGATQASFDHVMQQQVVTAAPPQLRSSTDFVTAATAVSSVITRGGGTANGNGARTVAPTEGSPTAAPMRVRNGVGNTKSQNDELKIREIERTLPSHFPRRPSQGQLGRPIQLTANHFSVDIPAGKVFHYDVEICSETRKEAKVPEKRKYRCISTKINRLVIELLVKKYRVDLNGCMPAFDGRKNLYTRRELKFRERTFTVDFEEDQRIQEFIVKIQYAATVNLDTLHAVFDNCVSQVPQEVLQAVDIVLRHGPSIKLVPVGRSFFKPPLPNDNNALGGGREVWFGYYTSVRPAQWKPMLNVDMSATAFYEPLPVTSFMCKLFSEGRREMSAGDFRDLRDFQNARLNKELKGLRVKVTHLPYPRKYKVVRVTKEPAKQLFFNMEDGSSCSVADYFQNRYGRLSYPNLPCIQTGSETHPVYLPLEVCEIVAGQHCKKKLDENQTSEMIKRTAQPPAKRFNEIRQSVRDLVSSSDQCLREFGIKINTEPTQLKGRVLDPPSLVFENNSVGKPRDGTWELRGRHFYKPATLARWTLLNLSRFAQRESLDNFVKMLIRGGQELGMRIEQPLDVTTTDASRKPMRNVLLEEQRKTAKLEMVIIVLAKNTNYAEIKQVAETEIGLRTQCVMDNNVTKKCNAALITNLCQKINAKLGGTNNSLLAQEKPDIFQKPVIIIGADVTHPAPGDKLRPSIAACVGSLDAIPYKFHASIRVQMEDSAATSRLEIIKDLKDMMKDMLKAFYRATKHKPERIIFYRDGVSEGQFMEVRNREVSAIRLACKELSPNETYEPALTFIVVQKRHHTRFMPASDRDGVGKCRNVPPGTIVDSVVTHPLDFDFYLCSHFGIQGTSKPSHYYVVWDDSSFTADELEKLSYYLCHTYARCARSVSIPAPVYYAHLAAYRAKNHVASKVDVSSSSSDSSEGSADSVAARQYVEAVKVLESLQAAMYFV